The proteins below are encoded in one region of Planctopirus limnophila DSM 3776:
- a CDS encoding DUF1573 domain-containing protein yields the protein MKPAAMAVCAFLTVMTLAAIAFFGRGTATLPVNVAQPVPETEIGPKVAKEGPQPKAVIPEVEYDFGKMEMGDEGSHVFIIKNEGEAPLEILARKEETTCSCTVGNVAGDGKLAPGQQTEVTLNWKIKLANPSFRHHAVIRTNDPGNRRIELTVVGKVENGLQLKPEGEWAMGQLKIGAPSEATGSIYSPLFDKFEITEVKTDLPTTQITWVPLTEEQLGERGAKSGYLLKATVSGDVPVGSYSDRVVLQTSLEKHKEVSFTIKATRPGPIDVIGRGWANESTALILGDFPAKDGKTAELSLFVRELEGDLELKSYETAHNAVEVALRKDDKYMGKGVQRYFLTVKVLPGLPADRQFKKSEKVILKLNHPLIPEYKFFVSYLSL from the coding sequence ATGAAGCCTGCTGCCATGGCTGTTTGTGCATTTTTGACGGTGATGACGTTAGCAGCGATTGCGTTTTTCGGCCGTGGAACTGCGACGTTACCGGTCAACGTGGCTCAGCCTGTGCCAGAAACTGAAATTGGCCCTAAAGTGGCCAAAGAAGGGCCACAGCCCAAAGCGGTGATTCCTGAAGTGGAGTACGACTTCGGGAAAATGGAAATGGGCGACGAAGGATCGCATGTCTTTATCATTAAAAATGAAGGCGAAGCACCGCTGGAGATCCTGGCCCGTAAGGAAGAAACCACCTGCAGTTGCACCGTGGGGAATGTGGCGGGTGATGGTAAGCTGGCACCCGGTCAGCAGACGGAAGTCACTTTGAACTGGAAGATCAAGCTCGCAAATCCCAGCTTCCGGCATCATGCGGTCATTCGTACTAATGATCCTGGTAATCGCCGAATCGAACTGACGGTGGTCGGGAAAGTGGAAAACGGCCTGCAGCTCAAACCCGAAGGGGAATGGGCGATGGGGCAATTGAAAATTGGAGCACCATCGGAAGCGACGGGTTCGATCTACAGCCCGCTGTTCGACAAGTTCGAAATTACGGAAGTCAAAACGGATCTTCCCACCACACAGATCACCTGGGTGCCTCTGACTGAAGAACAATTGGGCGAACGCGGTGCGAAATCTGGTTATCTGCTGAAGGCGACTGTTTCCGGTGATGTCCCGGTCGGCAGCTATTCTGACCGGGTCGTTTTACAGACCAGTCTGGAAAAGCATAAGGAAGTCAGCTTTACCATCAAGGCGACTCGCCCCGGGCCGATCGATGTCATAGGACGGGGCTGGGCCAATGAATCGACCGCTCTGATCTTAGGCGATTTTCCGGCCAAAGACGGGAAGACGGCCGAGTTGTCGCTCTTTGTGAGGGAATTGGAAGGGGATCTGGAGCTTAAAAGCTACGAGACCGCTCACAATGCGGTGGAAGTCGCCTTGCGAAAGGACGACAAGTACATGGGCAAAGGGGTGCAGCGATACTTTCTGACAGTCAAGGTTTTGCCTGGTCTCCCTGCCGACCGGCAGTTCAAGAAATCCGAGAAAGTGATTCTCAAGTTGAATCATCCACTCATCCCGGAGTACAAGTTCTTTGTCAGCTATCTATCGCTGTAA
- a CDS encoding O-antigen ligase family protein, giving the protein MPSLRTMAFSIQSLLFGEQAIPVRSDLEKGRPPGWLWMSARGKKPVVETRRAGTSTGQRMVQDAGGLAEPSRSQERVAGWLVVLLASLFFARFWTPPEAAVMGESLWLAILSMATSALLLILLPKTELASRAWRSGFVWGLLLLTAGQVAGTIHVWLAQGDRRAAANLLIEFFSLAMGACVLWRLAPRLPERPGHVISLSAIWPFVITTLLSMSVLGLYQHEIGLPAISGRYIKAIQELDRLEGLQERSAEDESKISQLRQKLESDGIPTELHARRAFFQRLTSSEPYGFCALANTFAAILLVLLVLSLFAWPEVTQQRTMWSWPDLSRPFTWILLSAWLLGGWTLLLTKSRTAVLALAVTMLLLAVRPLVSQWKAVGELRVSSRSWLWIFGAGTGSMLLLVGLVVWRGGLDLEVITEAPKSLRYRLEYWVATLQMLADHPWLGVGPGNFRSVYLSYKLPSSSEEIADPHNMVLEAWSSGGVLSLAGLLVLAGTGLFALGKGLLNSSPVVNDQTSSERLFIQYSRAIHLPSNWPLWAGAGSLAIAWWGRFLLDGVFDDALIVFGVFWTGLYLIIDRWRLNSSMKSETADESPAAPQELRADRDARGFAHSWGDLAFPAAAFALGVNLLAAGGFGMAAILGLWLLLITLSTWPVGAVVTQMREPGEFQAVKAGFGEALISSIFRWGSRLLPGAMVLVMVLSIWGAWPVWMVSQGRIQMSARPASTRGAAIREMVKLAELDEWSPSLAETAGMAWFSNAESSTDWANGEKWMKSASQRDFHSYRPHEQLARAYFERAVSSPAERQNFAEKAVESFEEANRRYRSSSRLLAGAAEALALAGKRKEASIEANLALKQNELNRQLGHSDRVLPEEVVERLKRLQAEKLDEDPLNNGRVQ; this is encoded by the coding sequence ATGCCTTCTTTGCGAACGATGGCGTTTTCGATCCAGAGTCTGTTGTTCGGGGAGCAGGCGATTCCTGTTCGCTCAGATCTGGAAAAGGGGCGTCCTCCGGGATGGTTGTGGATGTCTGCGAGAGGAAAGAAACCTGTTGTTGAAACCCGGCGGGCTGGAACTTCGACAGGTCAGCGAATGGTGCAGGATGCGGGTGGGCTGGCTGAGCCTTCGCGATCGCAAGAGCGCGTGGCGGGTTGGCTGGTCGTGCTGCTCGCCAGTCTTTTTTTTGCGAGGTTCTGGACACCTCCTGAAGCCGCAGTGATGGGGGAATCCCTCTGGCTGGCGATTCTGTCGATGGCCACATCGGCGCTGCTGCTGATCCTGTTGCCTAAAACAGAGCTTGCTTCGCGTGCCTGGCGTTCAGGGTTTGTCTGGGGATTGCTGCTGCTGACTGCTGGTCAGGTGGCTGGGACAATTCACGTCTGGCTGGCTCAGGGAGATCGACGAGCGGCTGCCAATCTGCTGATTGAGTTTTTTTCTCTGGCCATGGGAGCCTGCGTGCTGTGGCGTCTGGCACCTCGATTGCCGGAACGACCGGGCCACGTGATCAGCCTGAGTGCGATCTGGCCGTTTGTGATCACGACATTACTGTCAATGTCTGTACTGGGGCTGTATCAGCATGAGATTGGCCTGCCTGCGATCTCCGGTCGATATATCAAAGCGATACAGGAACTGGATCGACTGGAGGGTCTGCAGGAGCGATCCGCAGAAGATGAGTCAAAGATTTCACAGCTCAGGCAAAAGCTGGAAAGCGATGGCATCCCGACAGAACTGCATGCTCGCAGAGCGTTCTTTCAACGATTGACCAGCAGTGAACCTTATGGCTTTTGCGCTTTGGCGAATACATTTGCGGCTATCCTACTGGTTCTGCTGGTATTGAGTCTGTTTGCCTGGCCAGAGGTGACTCAGCAGCGCACGATGTGGTCCTGGCCAGATCTTTCCCGCCCGTTCACCTGGATTCTGCTGTCGGCATGGCTATTGGGAGGCTGGACCTTGCTGCTGACGAAATCCCGTACGGCAGTGCTGGCACTGGCTGTCACGATGCTGCTGCTGGCTGTGCGGCCACTTGTCAGCCAGTGGAAAGCTGTGGGCGAGCTGCGTGTTTCGTCAAGATCGTGGTTGTGGATCTTCGGTGCTGGAACAGGATCCATGCTTCTGCTGGTCGGCCTGGTGGTCTGGAGAGGCGGGCTGGATCTGGAGGTGATCACAGAAGCCCCGAAATCACTGCGATATCGGCTGGAATACTGGGTCGCGACATTGCAGATGCTGGCAGATCACCCCTGGTTGGGTGTGGGCCCCGGAAACTTTCGCAGCGTTTATTTGTCGTACAAACTCCCGAGTTCGAGCGAAGAGATCGCTGACCCTCATAACATGGTTCTTGAAGCGTGGAGTTCGGGAGGAGTTTTGTCGCTCGCGGGGTTGCTGGTGCTCGCGGGAACTGGGTTATTCGCTTTGGGGAAAGGGTTATTGAACTCGTCGCCAGTGGTGAATGATCAAACTTCGTCGGAAAGACTTTTCATTCAGTATTCTCGAGCTATCCACCTTCCTTCAAATTGGCCACTGTGGGCTGGTGCTGGCAGTCTGGCGATTGCCTGGTGGGGCCGGTTTCTGCTGGATGGGGTCTTTGACGATGCGCTCATTGTGTTTGGTGTCTTCTGGACTGGGCTGTATCTGATCATCGACCGGTGGCGATTGAACTCATCGATGAAGTCAGAGACGGCCGATGAATCGCCTGCTGCCCCGCAGGAATTGAGGGCCGATCGGGATGCTCGTGGCTTCGCTCACAGTTGGGGAGATCTGGCATTTCCAGCTGCGGCGTTCGCTCTGGGAGTGAATCTCCTGGCGGCTGGTGGGTTTGGCATGGCGGCCATCCTGGGATTATGGCTGCTGTTGATTACTTTATCGACATGGCCGGTAGGTGCCGTTGTTACACAGATGAGAGAACCCGGAGAATTTCAGGCTGTCAAAGCTGGTTTCGGCGAGGCTCTGATCTCGTCGATTTTCAGGTGGGGAAGTCGATTACTCCCCGGGGCGATGGTGCTGGTGATGGTCCTTTCGATCTGGGGAGCATGGCCAGTCTGGATGGTCTCACAGGGGCGCATCCAGATGTCAGCTCGACCAGCCTCGACGCGAGGTGCTGCCATACGGGAAATGGTGAAATTGGCTGAATTGGATGAGTGGTCTCCCAGCCTGGCCGAGACGGCTGGCATGGCGTGGTTTTCGAATGCCGAAAGTTCGACGGATTGGGCGAACGGTGAAAAATGGATGAAATCTGCCAGTCAACGCGATTTTCACAGTTACCGGCCTCATGAGCAGTTGGCGCGTGCCTATTTTGAAAGAGCTGTGAGCAGTCCTGCTGAGCGACAAAATTTTGCCGAGAAGGCTGTGGAATCTTTTGAGGAAGCGAATCGCAGATATCGCAGTTCGAGTCGACTTCTGGCTGGGGCTGCGGAAGCGTTGGCATTGGCAGGGAAGCGAAAAGAGGCCTCAATTGAAGCGAATCTGGCTTTGAAGCAGAATGAATTGAATCGGCAATTGGGCCACTCGGATCGTGTGCTTCCTGAAGAAGTTGTCGAGCGACTCAAGCGACTGCAAGCAGAAAAGCTGGATGAAGATCCTTTGAACAATGGGCGAGTCCAGTGA
- a CDS encoding MraY family glycosyltransferase, translated as MEIAGPVHGLTGVVTLTSQSALRMLLFVCACVLPSFWVSFAAVGAMRWIAPQLGLIDKPAARKVHLVPKPMGGGIGLWCGVLIPLTGALLIVFFAPELLPVKIPGKTISADGSVLYRLPQLLAVTLGALAMGLVGLADDFRPLPWQPRLFLQFLISAIVVACGVRATFFVESFWLGAIASVLWFVVLVNSINFLDNMDGLAGGIGFIVSGVFACMMLSRADDPRWMVGGYFLLLCGSLLGFLCHNWSPARIFMGDAGSYFLGFSLASMTILGTFYTVEDGRTHTILAPLCVLAVPLYDLLSVISIRLKEGRSPFQPDKKHFSHRLVALGLKPVHAVLTVHLATLTTGLAGLLLCSVDSWGAALLCLGIVVCILAMIAILESAPRPAIAGSSLGTIPVVAMSASAGPAQSVTEVSASGRELNAHASDRTSTDVSARNW; from the coding sequence ATGGAGATTGCCGGGCCAGTGCATGGACTCACTGGTGTGGTGACTCTCACGTCGCAAAGTGCCCTTCGCATGTTGCTGTTTGTCTGTGCCTGTGTACTTCCCTCATTCTGGGTTTCATTCGCGGCCGTCGGTGCGATGCGCTGGATTGCTCCCCAGCTGGGTCTGATCGATAAGCCTGCTGCTCGCAAAGTTCATTTAGTTCCCAAGCCCATGGGGGGCGGGATTGGTCTGTGGTGTGGTGTGCTGATTCCACTGACCGGAGCATTGCTGATTGTCTTTTTTGCACCGGAACTGTTGCCCGTCAAAATTCCCGGGAAGACGATCTCGGCTGATGGCAGTGTGCTGTACCGTCTGCCTCAGCTATTGGCTGTGACTCTGGGAGCGTTGGCCATGGGCCTGGTGGGGTTGGCTGATGATTTTCGTCCTTTGCCATGGCAGCCCAGGCTCTTTCTGCAATTTCTGATTTCCGCCATTGTGGTGGCTTGTGGAGTGCGGGCGACTTTTTTCGTCGAGAGTTTCTGGCTGGGGGCGATTGCCAGTGTGTTGTGGTTTGTGGTGCTCGTGAACTCGATCAACTTTCTGGACAACATGGATGGGCTGGCGGGTGGGATTGGCTTCATCGTTTCGGGTGTGTTTGCCTGTATGATGCTTTCGAGAGCTGATGATCCCCGTTGGATGGTCGGAGGCTATTTTCTGCTGTTGTGCGGCTCGCTGCTGGGTTTTTTGTGCCACAACTGGTCACCAGCCCGCATTTTTATGGGAGATGCCGGTAGCTATTTTCTGGGCTTTTCGCTGGCGAGCATGACGATCCTGGGGACGTTCTACACTGTAGAAGATGGCCGGACGCATACGATTCTGGCACCACTTTGCGTGCTGGCTGTGCCACTTTACGATCTGCTGTCGGTAATCAGTATTCGTTTGAAGGAAGGGCGCAGTCCTTTTCAGCCGGACAAGAAGCACTTTTCGCATCGACTTGTGGCGCTGGGGCTGAAACCTGTCCATGCCGTACTGACGGTGCATCTTGCGACATTGACGACGGGGCTGGCTGGTCTTTTGCTGTGCTCGGTCGATTCATGGGGTGCGGCGCTATTATGCCTGGGGATTGTGGTTTGCATTCTCGCGATGATTGCCATTCTTGAATCGGCACCAAGGCCTGCGATCGCTGGTTCATCCTTGGGAACAATCCCTGTGGTGGCGATGTCGGCGTCTGCTGGGCCTGCACAAAGCGTGACTGAAGTTTCAGCGAGTGGCCGCGAATTGAATGCGCACGCTTCGGATCGGACTTCGACCGATGTTTCGGCAAGGAACTGGTAA